tctgtctatctctctacatGTATATACAAACAGTTGCTAAATTTATGTTCATACTTCTTAAATTTTTTGTGGACTTTCCAGGGATAATTTCATACTTCTTCAAGCTTTAATTGCATCCTTGGCATGTTATACCTTCCCACCATTCATTGATAATGTTCCTCTATGGAACACAAAAGGATTGATTACTGTTTTGGTACTTCATGTGGGAATTTCAGAACCTCTATATTATTGGGTTCATAGAAacttccatggaagttttctttttaCCCATTACCATTCAATCCACCATTCATCTACTGTACTCCATCCCTTTACAGGTACGTAAAAGGGATAATTTAATACCCTTTAAAGGTTATTGTGCGGATATAataattttatgttttttttatcttaattatatgaaatttctGTGCAGGTGCAACTGCAACATTTTTAGAGCATCTTGCATTAACAACAATTACTGGAATTCCAATAATTGGGTCCTACATGATGGGTTTTGGATCAAGAATCATGATTTATTGTTATATTTTGGCATTTGATTTCCTTAGATGCTTGGGACATTCAAATGTTGAAATTGTTCCTAATCGATTGTTTCAGATCTTCCCCTTCGTTAGATATCTCCTCTATACACCATCGTAAGTAATTAAATTTAATCTCGTAATCTATATCCTTGATTTAAATGtcattactcttttttttttctccttttttctgTATCATTGATATAATGTCAGAGATATAAAACTATTGTTTAAATTCACATTTGTACGTTTAAAGTGATTTCTTAACATAATATCAAGTTCTTTCCAACTAAAATGTAGAAGATTCAAATTTGGCCACTTCATTATCATTTATTAAtagaatattttaaaataaaataaagttacgCATCAACTTTATTAGGCTTTCATGTATAAGATGTAATTGAGAGACATAGATTGAATCATTTCTTGACAATAATATTATTATTGTTTCAACTTAGaacaaataagaaaaaataaaataatgggAAATTAAGAATACCTAGTATTACAAATAGCAGAGGAAATGTTGATGATATATAATCGTTCCAAAATCCTGGAATGTATATGTAGAGGTCTCCTTCTTCACCTGAACAATTTATGAATATTCAAAATTGCTAGTATTTTTGCTTGAGCCATATGGGTTTGGTAGGTGGGAAATTTATTTCATTGTCGAATTGCTGAAACCAACTCTAGTACGTAATTGTCAAGGTTAACTTTTTAATGCATATTGAATTCTTTTTAACTTTTTGGGCGGTTTACAGATACCACAGTCTGCACCATACAGAGATGGACACCAACTTCTGcctctttatgcctgtatttgaTGCGATATGGAAGACTCTTAACACCAATTCTTGGGAACTCCACAACCAAATGAGTTCAAATATTGCAGGTGATAATAAATCTCTCAATTAAAAGCAAACCAAACATTATTATCACACACAGTAAATGTGGCGTGGTGATGCTTCTGCTTGCTGTACATTAAAATGCACCCACATGGTTCAGATTCAACTAGGGATTTCAATTACAAACTTCCACATAAATTTCTACTGCAGGAAAGAAGTACAACTTAAGTCCTGTGTATACCGTATGGCACGCGCTGACGGTGTCTTAAATATTTCACtacctattaattacatataCATTTTTTTTTCACGTATATGTTAAAATTCACTAAACCTAGCAGAAAAATAGAAAGTTGCgacttctttttccttttttaatttaTTGGCTATCTACTAAATTCATTGACGAGATTAAATTTAATaccatttaataaaaaatttttatatgcATTTAGGTGTGTatacatttaattaataaaaaatatataagttataattttaattaggttTTACTTTAATTTCGTATAATATGACATTTACTAATATTTTATCTATGAGCTACAGAAGTGagaaatttgaattattttaCCTCTTAATGCAGGGAAAAAAGAGAGAGTGCCTGATTTCGTGTTCTTAGCCCATGTGGTGGATGTTACATCTTCAATGCATGCACCATTTGTTAACAGGGCGATTGCCTCATTGCCATACACGACCAACCCCGTGTTGCTGCCATTCTGGCCGGTGGCTTTTATGGTGACGCTAACCATGTGGGCTAGGGCTAAGACCTTCCTAATATCCTTCTACAATCTAAGAGGCAGATTGCATGCAACATGGGCTGTGCCTAGGTTCGGCTTCCAGGTCTGTTTCCAAATTCAACTGGGTTACTTGCGATCAAATTTTAGTTAAAAACTAACTAGCTATGTAGTGCTTCACTCTCATTCCTatataattaccaagtattatAAACAAAACCAAGTCTTGGTTTTCTACAGTATTTCCTGCCATTTGCTCAAGAGGGCATTAACAAGCACATAGAAGAAGCCATTCTTAGAGCTGATAGAGATGGGGTCAAGGTCATTAGTCTTGCTGCTCTGAATAAGGTCATTCCTAAATAactgtttctctctctctctctctctctctctctctctctctctacttaGCTGTTGAAATTAAAGGCAAATCTTAAATGCATTTAATTAATACTTTTTTGGAAATGCTTGACATCAAACCATACATTTGCAAGTATAAGAAATACCAACCAAATTAAACCATTAGCTAGCTACCATATGTTTGTGACCAGATCGATTCATGTCTCTGTTGATTTTggaggtttggaaggggcaatgAATTAATTACATTTTGGATCCACACCCTATTGGTAGCGAGTTTGTTTTCATTTAATTTGGTGCAAATGATTAACTAAGAACAGCTATAAGGCCTGAATCTAGTGGCTGTTAGTGTTTGTGTGATTAATAAGAATAAGACTACTCCACAACCTCTTCTCTATCCACAAATCAAACATTAATTGCTTCTTACAAGTCTCTTTTTCCCCCCCCCCTCTATTTCAAATCatgctctctttttttttatttattttttagaacTTCTATTCTACGTTCACTTAATTGCTGCAAATTACGAAAAGAAGTGTCCTTTTCACATTGGCCCTATGTGCTAAGCGACAAAATCTACTGAAGAAACGTGTTATCACACGGAAAAACTAATTAAAAGCGTCAATTATTTGACACAAAAGGGCCAACCCCATTGATTATATGGCGGTCAAAGGTTCAACCTCTATGCCATTTCCTCTCTTGTGGTAATTTGAAAGTTAGTATTTAAGCCCActttcttaaaattaaaaataacttatcataaatagtATACactttaacaagaaagaaaaaaTGGATATATATAGACTACTTTCAATTGTATAATTCAAATTTATTAAGCCTTTTTTtaatttgactttttttttttattgaattatatTAAGAATGAAGCTCTCAATGGTGGTGGAACACTATTTGTGAACAAGCATCCAAATCTTAGAGTGAGAGTGGTCCATGGAAATACGTTAACTGCTGCAGTAATTCTGAATGAAATCCCTGAGGATGTGAAAGAAGTGTTTCTAACAGGAGCTACTTCTAAACTTGGAAGAGCCATTGCCCTCTATCTTTGCCAAAGGAGAGTAAGAGTCCTTGTAAGTTTTccgatttttcttcttcattaaATGTTGTTTGATTCACTAATTGCTTATTATTACATAATTTTCATATTTAAGCATTTTTATCTAAAAACTATACCCTTAATTAAGAAACTCtcacatttttttaattattcatatTAGAAAGCTGTTTGTTGAGTTGCTGGCCACTTGCCCCACTACAATAATAATATAGAAATAATGACCATTGGAGGGGTTATTCCtaggtttttttttaatatattttttttagttaTTGTGTACTATATTTTataatagcaaaaaaaaaaaaaatctaagttaTCTATTCTACCTAATGGGTCTTTTCATTATTTATTATGCAACACTGGTTTGGGTTCTTCACACATCATAGGTatcaaacaataaaaaaaaaattaaaaagaattaattcaaataaaaaaaaaacaatttacaaTATGAAGCATTTAAAACGCTGAAAGAGTGCAGGatataatacaaatttaatttcgATTTGTTtaattaatctattaaatataagaattatTATAtcacaaatatgattttttttaatcattaatttcttcttttaatatattataaattatttttcctttttttccctTTATCTTTTAATTAGACAAATTGCGTGATTAACACTTTgttagaaagaaaaagaaatcataGAAATAGTTATTATTCCTTCTCCCAGAAGCATATGCATACTATTGCCTATAAAGGATCATTAATGAGTCGGTACGTTATGGTTGAAAGTTGAATGTAGATTTTGATGCTTTGATTTAACCTTGCAGATGTTGACTCTATCAACAGAAAGATTCCAAAAAATTCAGAAGGAAGCTACCTTGGATTGCCAAAGCTATCTAGTCCAAGTCACTAAATACCAGGCAGCCAGAAATTGCAAGGTATGGATCATTTTTCAACTTTCCAACCACAAACTGATGACTGTGcactaattaatgaaaaattgtaCTGTTTCCGAAATTGGTTGATTTGATATGATGCCTATTTGATAGACTTGGATTGTTGGCAAGTGGATCACACCTAGACAGCAATGGTGGGCTCCTAAAGGAACACATTTCCATCAATTTGTTGTCCCACCAATACTGTCCTTTAGAAGAGATTGCACTTATGGCGATCTTGCAGCCATGAAACTTCCCGATGATGTTCAGGGGCTTGGAAGTTGTGAGGTGAGCAATCTTCTAATAAAAGACACATCACCTGTTTATAGAGATCGAAAAATTTTATTTGTAAGATTTTTTATCAAATAGTAAATGCAAAGAACACTTaagtaaagaaaaaaattataaattttgttttttgttttttaactGCAAGCTTTTGCATTACAAGGCTCACAGAGCAAAAAGACTAAATACAAAAGATAAAAATTTCAAACTATGACCCATTAAAAAGGTCCCTTACAAACCTACCAAATCAGTTTAATTATACAAACCCAAGAGTTCAAACAAGGAACCCTAGGTTAGATTGGGATCAAAGAACacataagaaaaaaattataaaatttgtttGCTTAAAAGGATTACAACAAAAAAATGAATCATAAAGCATTTGTAGGCTAGAGCATGTGCTGTACTAGAAATATATTAGACTTTTTAATGCCTAGATTTTGAGGTTGGATATATGGGTTTCTAATACCTTCATCAGAgtcttcattattattattattattttgtttataTGTTGCACAGTATACAATGGACAGAGGAGTGGTCCATGCATGCCATGCAGGAGGAGTGGTTCACCTGCTAGAAGGTTGGGATCACCATGAAGTTGGTGCTATAGATGTGGACAGAATTGATCTAGTTTGGAATGCTGCTTTGAAGCATGGATTAAAGCCTGTATCAAGACTCACCAAATAAAAATTGATCAATGTAAAATGAAGCAGATTACttgtagaaaaaaaaattaaagaaaaaaaactcTTTTTTGTTCTTAATTTGCATATGATGGAACAAGAATGAAATGGTTGATCAATTAAGTTGAAATTCAACATTGTTATCATGTATGTGcttttttgtttgatttatacgTTAAATGAAGAAAAGTtaccattttaattttaatctctggtcattttaatttgttatttgtGCAAGTAATTTTTGGTTccctttttattattaaattaattacgcCATGTAAAGTGTTGTGACTTTAATTGATCAGGTGAAGCCAATAATAGTGGAGATAAGATTAACCTAATTCATTTTGTACTTTTGCTTGGCAGGTGAGTGTCTTTACTTATGCATTAAATGAGTAAA
Above is a genomic segment from Hevea brasiliensis isolate MT/VB/25A 57/8 chromosome 17, ASM3005281v1, whole genome shotgun sequence containing:
- the LOC110671295 gene encoding very-long-chain aldehyde decarbonylase CER3, which translates into the protein MVRMAAPLSGWPWENLGIFKYLLYGPLLAKVIYSQIQEEGTFKIDWCLHILIICALREMVHSFWGSYVNMLFLTSNRRINQQGYDFKQIDNEWDWDNFILLQALIASLACYTFPPFIDNVPLWNTKGLITVLVLHVGISEPLYYWVHRNFHGSFLFTHYHSIHHSSTVLHPFTGATATFLEHLALTTITGIPIIGSYMMGFGSRIMIYCYILAFDFLRCLGHSNVEIVPNRLFQIFPFVRYLLYTPSYHSLHHTEMDTNFCLFMPVFDAIWKTLNTNSWELHNQMSSNIAGKKERVPDFVFLAHVVDVTSSMHAPFVNRAIASLPYTTNPVLLPFWPVAFMVTLTMWARAKTFLISFYNLRGRLHATWAVPRFGFQYFLPFAQEGINKHIEEAILRADRDGVKVISLAALNKNEALNGGGTLFVNKHPNLRVRVVHGNTLTAAVILNEIPEDVKEVFLTGATSKLGRAIALYLCQRRVRVLMLTLSTERFQKIQKEATLDCQSYLVQVTKYQAARNCKTWIVGKWITPRQQWWAPKGTHFHQFVVPPILSFRRDCTYGDLAAMKLPDDVQGLGSCEYTMDRGVVHACHAGGVVHLLEGWDHHEVGAIDVDRIDLVWNAALKHGLKPVSRLTK